A region of the Pseudarthrobacter sp. MM222 genome:
TGACGACCACGCCGACCACGGACATCAACGCCACGCTGCAGCAGATCGCCGAGCTCACCGCCTCCGGCTGCGACATCGTGCGCGTTGCCTGCCCGTCCGCGGACGACGCCGAGGCGCTGCCCATCATTGCCCGGAAGTCCCAGATCCCGGTGATCGCGGACATCCACTTCCAGCCGAAGTACGTCTTCGCCGCGATCGAAGCCGGTTGCGCCGCGGTCCGCGTGAACCCGGGAAACATCCGGAAGTTCGACGACCAGGTCAAGGAAATCGCCCGGGCGGCCAAGGACCACGGCACGTCGATCCGGATCGGCGTCAATGCAGGCTCCCTGGAACCCGGCATCCTCAAGAAGTACGGCAAGGCGACCCCCGAAGCGCTCGTGGAATCCGCCGTCTGGGAGGCTTCACTCTTCGAGGAACACGGCTTCCACGACTTCAAGATCTCGGTCAAGCACAATGACCCGGTGATCATGGTTGCAGCCTACGAAATGCTCGCCGAGAAGGGCGACTGGCCGCTGCACCTCGGTGTGACCGAGGCGGGTCCGGCGTTCCAGGGCACCATCAAGTCAGCCACCGCCTTCGGAGCCCTGCTTTCGCGAGGCATCGGGGACACCATCCGGGTCTCGCTGTCCGCACCGCCGGTCGAGGAAATCAAGGTCGGCAACCAGATCCTGCAGTCCCTGAACCTGCGGCCGCGCAAACTCGAGATTGTGTCCTGCCC
Encoded here:
- the ispG gene encoding flavodoxin-dependent (E)-4-hydroxy-3-methylbut-2-enyl-diphosphate synthase, translated to MTSVSLGMPPLPPPVLAPRRKTRQIKVGSVGVGSDFPISVQSMTTTPTTDINATLQQIAELTASGCDIVRVACPSADDAEALPIIARKSQIPVIADIHFQPKYVFAAIEAGCAAVRVNPGNIRKFDDQVKEIARAAKDHGTSIRIGVNAGSLEPGILKKYGKATPEALVESAVWEASLFEEHGFHDFKISVKHNDPVIMVAAYEMLAEKGDWPLHLGVTEAGPAFQGTIKSATAFGALLSRGIGDTIRVSLSAPPVEEIKVGNQILQSLNLRPRKLEIVSCPSCGRAQVDVYTLAEQVTAGLEGMEIPLRVAVMGCVVNGPGEAREADLGVASGNGKGQIFVRGEVIKTVPEDQIVETLIEEAMRIAEEMGEADGEDAVKGSPVVSVS